The sequence TTTCATCCGTGAAAGGGATGCGTCCTAACCCCTAGACGAACGGGCCTTTTTGAATTTGCTTTTATTTTACTACCAAAACAAAAAAGTAATTTTTGGTAGCCCGTACGGGAATCGAACCCGTGTTTCATCCGTGAAAGGGATGCGTCCTAACCCCTAGACGAACGGGCCTTGCTTTCAAAAGGCCTGCAAAAGTAGGTATATTATTTTACGATGCAAAAAATCCCGATATTTTTTTTACTTTTTTTTCAAGAAACGAATCTAAATGCCTTGTTTTGAGTATTCTAAAAAATAATAATTGTGTTATTGTAGGGAAGATTGTAAGTTTACAACCGATTCGTAGATTTACGTTTCTTGAAATTTCAACCCCCATTTTAACACAATGTCTAAAACAATTAAAATTGGTATCAACGGCTTTGGCCGTATCGGTCGCTTGGTTTTCCGCGCCGCAGTGAATCGCCCTGACATCGAAATCGTGGGCATTAACGACCTTATTGATGTGGATTACATGGCCTATATGCTTAAATATGACTCTACGCATGGCATATTTAAAGGTGAGGTTGCTATTGAAGACGGTAAGTTGGTGGTAAACGGCAAAGCTATCCGCGTAACTGCTGAAAAAGACCCTGCCAACCTTAAATGGAATGAAATCGGTGCTGACTATGTAGTAGAATCTACTGGTTTGTTCCTTACTCAAGAATCTGCTCAAAAACATATCCAAGCTGGTGCCAAAAAAGTGGTAATGTCTGCTCCTGCAAAAGACGACACCCCTACTTTCGTAATGGGCGTAAACCACAAGAAATTAACGGCTGACATGCACATCGTTTCTAACGCGTCATGTACAACCAACTGCTTGGCTCCTGTGGCTAAAGTATTGAACGACAACTTCGGTATTTTGGAAGGCTTGATGACAACGGTACACGCTGTTACGGCTACTCAAAAAACAGTTGATGGCCCTTCTGCTAAAGATTGGCGCGGTGGCCGTGGTGCTTACCAAAACATCATCCCTTCTTCGACGGGTGCTGCTAAAGCCGTAGGTTTGGTTATTCCTGAATTGAAAGGCAAACTTACTGGTATGTCGTTCCGCGTGCCTACGCCAGACGTATCGGTGGTGGATTTGACTTGCCGTTTGGTGAAGCCTGCTTCTTACGCTCAAATCAAAGAAGTAATGAAAGCTGCTTCTGAAGGCGAATTGAAAGGTATTTTGGGTTACACTGAAGATGCCGTAGTTTCTAACGACTTCTTGGGCGATGCTCGTACTTCTATCTTCGATGCTGACGCTGGTATTTCTTTGAACGAAAACTTCGTGAAAGTAGTAGCTTGGTACGACAACGAATGGGGTTACTCAAACAAATTGGTTGATTTGATTCAACACATCGCTACACTTTAATCCTTAAAGTTCAAGCGATTATTCATAAAAAAAGAGGTTTACCACTACGGCGAACCTCTTTTTTTATGAAGTTATTTTTCAAAAAATTAAACGCTAATAATCAATTTCTGGCCAGGTTTCAACGCCCCGCCTTTCAGGTTGTTTACGCGAATAATATCGCTTACCGAAACGCCTTCATAACGTCCCGCAATATTGGTGAGTGTGTCGCCCTGCTGCACTTTATACACACGCGCCGAGCTATACAAAATGCGTTTTTTGCCTTTCGCACCTTTGGCTTTGGCCAAAAACTGGCGCGATGATTTTGACTTTTTCCAGATAACAAGCATTTGGCCTGTCTTTACTTTTCCGTTGCGAATCACATTCCAACGCTTTATCTCTGAGGATTTTACTCCAAATTTAGAAGCAATTTTCGCTAAATTATCTTTGCGGCAAACTGTATAAAATATCTTGCGTGAATTGGGTGTGTCTTTGCGGGAAACGGGATTAGCCGCTTGCCACGCCAACCATTGTTTGTCGGCATCGGCAGCCAATGAATCACGCAAGGCTTCAAAATGGGTTATTTTTTCGGAAGGAATTTTGAGGGCAAATTCTGCCTGATGCGGTGTGGCATATTTACGCAAAGAAGGATTCAATAACTTAAGATGCTGTACAGAAACTTGCAACTGGTCGGCCAACGAATCTATATGCACAAAATGGCTCAGCTGGACGGTATCGAAAGGAATGTGTACCAACGTACTATCCGCATCGGGGAAAAGACTGTGTTCTTTGGCGTAATTCATGGTATAAACGACTGCCATAAATTGCGGCACATACGAACGCGTTTCGGCGGGCAGCTTGTCGTAAATATCCCAGAAATGATATTTGCCCGAACGTGCTTGCGCCTTGCGAATGTTGCCCGGCCCGCAATTGTAGGCGGCCAAAGCCAAATGCCAGTCGCCAAACTGATTGTACAAATAACGCAAATATTTACAAGCAGCTTCCGTGGACTTGTGAATATCCATGCGTTCATCTACAAAAATGCTTTGTTGTAAACTAAAATCGTAGCCAGTAGCGGGCATAAATTGCCACAAACCCACCGCTCCAGACCGCGACACCGCGCGAGGGTTAAGGCCAGACTCTACAATAGACAAATATTTTAGCTCATCAGGTAAACCATATTTGGCCAAACACGCCTCAAAAATCGGGAAATAATACGGCAAACGCTCCAACATGGTTTGGCTGTAATTGCGTTTGCGAACCGTGAAATAATGAATAAATCCGCCTACGGCCTTGTTGTACATCAGCGGAATTTTGGACTCAATGCAATGCAGGCGGTCGGCCAGCATTTCGCCCGTAGGAAATGGCAACAGCGGCATTTGGGCGGTAAGACTCGGAACAGAAATCGTATCTTTTTCCGTAATCGCCTCTATCACATCACCTTCGGGAACTGCCGAAAAAACAGCAGTGTCTTCTTCAACAGTGGTAGATTGTGCATAAGAAAGACCAACGCCCAAACCCCAACAACAAACAAGCAAAAGTAGATTTCTTTTCACCATAGCAAGCCGAAAATATCTAATCAGAACTAAACAGAAACAAGAGAATGAATGGTAGTAGCCTTAAAATTGTGGATTTATTCTCTAAAAACCAACGAGGTAAACACATTAGTAATCTGATATTTAAGTGCATTTTGATTGATATAAAAAAGAATTTATCCAAAAAAACACCAAATACACTACATTGCGAGTATCCACAATTCATTTTATATATAAAGCAACATACGCCAGGCTAAGCAAAGATAAGCTACTGAAAACCAAAGAAATATTCTCTACAAATTTCTTTTTACTTTCTCAATTTGATTACAAATAGTGCAAAATGCGTGGCCCAAAAACGGATTGAAAACTATGTAAGTATTTTTAGTAAGTAAATAAAAAAAACCGACTGAAAGGAACTAAAAGCCATTCAATCGGTTCATATTTTTATGAAATAAATAACACTATTACGATACAAAGACAGCTATTTACTGAATAGCTACTGTATGTGGATTTGAGTTGAGCAGAAAAAAGTAATGGTATCTTCTATAGGATTTTGATCTAATTGATTAAGAAATAATTTTTCTCCATTCATGATAACGTTCGGTTATTTTGCTCGATATTTTATCGAAATTTTCCCACGAATCCTTTACGTGATAGATCGTTGGGGCTTCGGCATTCACCAAAAGTGTCTCGTAATCCTTACGGAAAATCCCGCCGCCATAGTAATAGTAAGTAAACATATTACCTTCTTCCGTGAAAAGTTCGCTACCCAAGTGGCCGTCCCAAATTTCGCAAAGTACCGTACAAGTCAGTTCGCGGCGTTTGAAACGCATCATTTGTATTTCACATTCCTCCTCAAAAAATTCGCTATACAATTCGTTCTCGATAATCCAACCCATAAACATACCGATGTGCACGTACGCTTGTTCGATGGGTAGCGAATCAGGAAAATTACCTTTGAAGTGATATTTGGCCTTATCGTAAACAACTACTTGTGGTGAGTTTTTTTCTACGCTCATATTCGTAAATGTATTTAGTTGTAAGTCCAGCAGCCTATTGGGTATTGGTTTTGCGCCCATAATATATTGAGAAGAGAAGGGTTTAAAAATTTCTCTAAAGTTAGAGAATAGGCGAATAAATCGCAAATTCTTTACCCAATATTACACTTACAAACATTATCCCAACAAACCAAAGCAGTCCGAAGAAGTGAGATCAAATTGCTTTTGCGTGGCTTAAAATCAGATTTATATTAAATTTTTACTTAGTTTAATAAACAAATACTTACATTAGATTCTTGCTTATGGAATAATTTATACCACCCCAAGCCTTATTTTTTGTGTCAAATAGTTGGTAATATTATTTCTTTATTTGCTATTTAACAAATATTATCGTCATTTTTCTATAAAAATTAAATGTATCAAATTCAGGACATCACTCGTTTCTTGGAAAGCCTCGCCCCTCTTTCGCTGCAAGAATCTTACGACAATGCAGGACTTATCGTCGGGCAACCCAACCAAACCGTCACGGGCATACTCATTTGCTTGGATTGTACCGAAGAAGTCGTGCAAGAAGCCATCAAAACAAACTGTAATCTTATTGTGGCGCACCACCCCATCGTTTTCAAGGGGTTAAAACGCTTTAACGGCAACTCGTATGTAGAACGTACCGTGATGAAAGCCATCAAAAACGACATTGCTATTTACGCTGCACACACCAATCTGGATAATGTTTATAACGGTGTAAATCAACGTATTGCGCAACAACTGGATTTGCAAAATACGCGCATTCTTTCACCCAAAAAACAATTACTTCGCAAACTGACCGTATTTGTGCCAGCAACACACAGCCCTGCCCTACTCGATGCGCTACACGCTGCAGGCGCAGGTAACATCGGCAATTATTCGCATTGCAGTTTTGTAAGCGAAGGAACGGGAACGTTTTTGCCCAACGCGCAAGCCAACCCCAGCATCGGCAAAGTCAATGAACTGGAGCACGTAAGCGAACAAAAAATTGAAGTGATTTTGCCAGCCTTTGCCGAAAGTCGCGTATTGCAGGCCATGCGCACGGCGCACCCTTACGAAGAAGTAGCCTATTATTTACAATCACTTGAAAATCAGTGGCAAGAAGTTGGGTCGGGAATGGTTGGCGAATTGGCCGAACCACTTGCAGAAACAGATTTTTTGGCTTATTTGAAAGAAAAAATGCAGCTGGCCTGCGTGCGTCATACGCCTTTGCGTGGCAAAACGGTGCAGCGTGTGGCCCTGTGTGGCGGTTCGGGGATTTTCTTGCTGGGAGATGCGCTGCGAGCGCAAGCGGATGTTTTTGTAACTGCCGACGTAAAATATCATGAGTTTTTCGATGCCGAAGGCCGATTAATTATCGCCGACATTGGTCATTACGAAAGTGAAATTTTTACAAAAGATTTATTTTTGAAGATGTTGTCGGAAAAATTTAGTAATATCGCGCTCAATTTATCAAAAATTGTTACCAACCCGATAAATTATTATTAGATGGAAAGGACCGTAGCCCAAAAACTGGAATCTTTAATGAAGCTGCAAGCCATTGATTCGCAGTTAGATGAAATAAAAAAAGTACGTGGTGATTTGCCAGAAGAAGTTCGCGACTTAGAAGACGAAATCGCTGGTTATGAGACACGTATTAGCAAATTTACTGGCGAAAATGCGGTGTTCCAAGAGGAAATCTCTAAGAACAAAATAGCCATTAAAGATGCCGAGAAACTTATTAAAAAGTATCAGGAGCAACAGCAAAATGTTCGCAACAACCGCGAATTTGATGCTATCTCCAAAGAAATAGAAGTTACCAGCCTTGACATTCAGCTTTGTGAGAAGCGTATCCGTGAAGCTACCTTCAAAATCGAGCGTAAAAACGAAGACATCGAAGGTATCAAACGTCTTTTAGCCGAACGCAAAAAAGATTTGGATGCGAAAAAAGCAGAATTGGAAGTAATTATCGCAGAAAGCCAAGAAGAAGAAGACAAATTGATGGTTGTGCGCGACGAAGCTGCCACAGAAATCGAAGAACGTTTGTTATATTCTTACAACCGCGTGCGCTCAAACGCTCAAAACGGTTTGGCTGTCGTTGCTGTAAAACGTGATGCCTGCGGTGGTTGTTTCAACCGCGTTCCGCCTCAACGCCAAGCAGATATTCGCGAGAAAAAGAAAATTATCGTTTGCGAACACTGCGGACGTATTTTGGCCGAAGCCGAACAAGTAGCCGAACAAGAACCAGCACCACGTACACGCCGCTCTGCTGCGTCTGCTGAATAACAAGTTCAGGCTTTAACACATATTACCTAAAAGGTCGCTTAGAAGATTTTTCTAAGCGACCTTTTATTTTTTGCATTGTTTTTCTCCATTTTTTCAATTCCACCCCTTTTCTTTTGCCAAAGAATTAAGAAGAAGTTCCGCGTTTTAATTGATTTTTAATTACACCTTAATTCCATTTTAATTCTTAAAAAGCAAATAGAACCCACCTTTGCTATATCAAATAGCATTTAGACAAAATAGGTATTAAGTACGATGAAAACCACTATGAATTTTCCGATAAAAATATTTTCAACCATTGTTGTAAGTTAGTTTAGTTTGCTAATTTATCTAACAATGTTCTTATTATTGGTCAGGCAAATAAACCGCTATCGTCCATCAAATCAGTAGCATTACCTCAACATCTTATTCATAAAAATTATCAACTATGAGAAAATTTATTTTGCTTTTGGGTCTATGTGCAACAGTTGGCTCAACAAGTTGTTCTCATCACCACGAGGAAAAAGAAGCACAAACAAAGTTTTTGGTTACCAGTCCACTTATCAAAGACACTTTGGTAACGAAAGAATATGTATGCCAAATTAAGGCCATTAGCCACATTGAGTTGAGGGCTTTGGAAAGAGGTTATTTGGAAAAAATTTATGTGGACGAAGGCCAGCACCTCAAAAAAGGGCAGCTTATGTTTAAAGTAATGCCGATGCTCTACCAAGCCGAGTTGCAAAAGCAAAAAGCCGAAGTAGAATTTGCAGAAATCGAATACAAAAACACTAAACAACTTGCCGATAACAACGTAGTATCTGCCAATGAGTTGGCTCTTGCAAAAGCCAAACTAGACAAAGCCAGAGCCGAAATGCAATTGGCGCAAGTACACTTAGGTTTTACGGAAATTCGTGCGCCATTCAACGGCATTATGGACCATTTCCAAGTACGATTGGGTAGCCTCGTATCGGAAGGCGATTTGCTCACAACGCTTTCGGACAATAGCAAAATGTGGGTTTACTTCAACGTACCAGAAGCCGAGTATTTGGACTACAAATCACTTATCAAAGACGATAGCCTTTTGCGCGTAAGTTTGGTAATGGCCAACAACAAAATGTTTGATTACAAAGGTGTAGTAGAAACCATCGAAGCGGATTTTAACAACGAAACTGGTAATATTGCTTTCAGAGCAACATTCCCCAATCCGAAAGGTTTGTTGCGTCATGGCGAAACTGGTAATATTCAAGTAGTTACGCCACTTTCAGGCGCAATGATTATTCCACAAAAAGCAACGTTTGAAATACTGGAAAAACGCTATGTTTTTGTGGTGGATAAAGATAACAAAGTACACTCGCGCGAAATCAACATCGCTGCCGAAATGCCCGACTTGTATGTAATCAAAAACGGTTTGAACAATGGAGAAAAAATCTTGCTCGAAGGCTTACGCAAAGTAAGAGACAACGACAAGATTGTATTTGAATACGAAGACCCTAAAAAGGTTATTTCTCACCTCAACGTATATACAGAGTAACTTTAGGGCATTAAACCACACAAGAAATGTTTCAAAAATTCATTCATAGACCAGTGCTTGCGATTGTCATTTCGCTGGTCATCATCTTTATGGGAACTTTGGCTATCAACACGTTGCCAAAATCACAGTTCCCCGAAATTGCCCCGCCAATGGTAATGGTGGCCGCTTCTTACCCTGGTGCCAGTGCCAAAGTACTTACCGAATCGGTACTGATTCCTTTGGAACAAGCCATCAACGGCGTACCAGGCATGAAATACATGGTTTCGACGGGTACGAGTGCGGGCGAAGCCAACATTCAAATTATCTTTAATTTAGGTACAGACCCAGACCAAGCCCTTGTACAAGTAAATACGCGTATCGCGCAGGTATTGAACCGTTTGCCCGTCCTCGTACAACGTGAAGGGGTAATCGTGAACCGCGTAATGAACAGTATGTTGATGTACGTGAACTTGTACAGTACAGACAAAAACTCCGATATGAAGTTCTTGTTCAACTTTGCTGGGGTAAATATTTTGCCTGAATTACAACGTATTAACGGTATCGGTCAGGCGCGTATCTTGGGTAGCCGCCAGTACGCAATGCGTATTTGGTTAAAACCCGACCGCATGAGAGCTTATAACATTTCTCCAGACGAAATCATGGAAGCCCTCGCCGACCAAAGCGTAATCGGTTCACCAGGTCGTATTGGCCGAAGCGACGGTAAACGCGCCGAAGCCCTCGAATATGTACTTACTTACGCAGGTCGTTTCAACGACCCCCAACAATACAATAACGTAATTATCAAAGCCAATCCGAATGGCGAAATTTTGCGCCTCAAAGATGTAGCAAACGTGGAGTTGGGTAGTGAATATTATGACATTTACTCTAACCTAAACGGCAACCCTTCGGCGGCTATCGTGCTGAAACAAACAGACGGCAGTAATGCCAACGACGTAATCAAAGAAGTAAAAGCCAAGTTGGACGAATTGAAACAATCGTCTTTCCCTCCAGGTATGAACTACGAAATTAGCTACGACGTTTCTAACTTCCTTGATGCCTCTACGGAAAGCGTAATTCACACCCTTCGCGATGCCTTTATTTTGGTGGCTTTGGTAGTGTTCTTGTTCTTAGGCGATTGGCGTTCGACGCTTATCCCAACGCTTGCCGTGCCTGTGTCCTTGATTGGTGCGTTTATCTTTATGCAGATGTTCGGCCTGACTATCAACATGATTACATTGTTCGCGTTGGTGTTGGCTATCGGTATTGTGGTAGATGATGCCATTGTGGTGGTGGAAGCCGTCCATGCCAAGATGGAAGAAGAACATCTATCCCCATATAAGGCCGTCCAGAAAGTATTAGGAGAAATTAGCGGCGCGGTTATCGCCATTACTTTGTTGATGACTGCCGTATTTGTGCCTGTGGCCTTCATGACTGGTCCTGTGGGTGTGTTCTATCGTCAGTTTTCTATTACGATGGCCACTTCGATTGTACTTTCGGGTCTTGTGGCTCTTACGCTTACGCCTGTGCTTTGCGCCATGATTTTGAAACACAACCATGGCCAGCCGAAGAAAAAATCGCCAATGGATAAATTTTTCGATGCTTTCAACAGAGGTTTCGAGAAAATTACGGGTAAATACACGGACTTCTTGCGTGTGATTGTAGGCCGCCGCGTGGTTACGTTTGGTATCCTGATAGTGTTCAGTTTTGGGGTGCTGGGTATTGCTAATAAAATTCCGACAGGCTTTATCCCAAGCGAAGACCAAGGCATGATTTATGCCATTATCCAAACACCTCCAGGTTCTACGCTCGAACGTACCAACGACATTACGCGTCAGCTACAAGAAGTGGCAGAGAAAGTAGAAGGCATTCAATCGGTATCTGCTTTGGCTGGTTATGAGGTACTTACGGAAGGTCGTGGTTCTAACTCAGGTACTTGTCTTATCAACTTGAAGCCTTGGGCAGAACGCAAACACACGGTTTCGGAAGTGATTTATGAGCTTGAAGAAAAAGCAAAAGATATACCAGGGGCGACTATCGAATTTTTCGACCCTCCAGCCGTACCGGGTTATGGTGCTGCGGGTGGTTTTGCCCTCCAATTGCTCGACAAAACTAATACGGGCGATTATAACCAACTCGGCAAAGTAACTACAGACTTTATGAACGAGTTGAAAAAACGCAAAGAATTGTCGGGTCTGTTCACGTTTTATAGTGCCAATTATCCGCAATACGAATTGGAAATTGACAACCAATTGGCCATGCAAAAAGGCGTTTCGATTGGTAATGCCATGAACACACTTTCGATTATGGTGGGTAGTACCTACGAATTAGGTTTTATCAAATACCAACGTTTCTTTAAAGTATTCGTGCAGTCTTCGCCAGAATATCGCCGTTTGCCTGAAGATATTTTGAATATGTGGGTAAAAAATGACCGTGGCGAAATGGTGCCGTTCTCGGCATTCATGCGCATCAAAAAGACGCAGGGCGCGAACGAAATCAACCGTTATAATATGTACACGACCGCTTCAATTAGAGGTTCTGCTGCCAAAGGTTACAGTAGTGGTGAGGCCATCAAGGCCGTACAAGAAGTGGCACACAAGACTTTGCCTCGTGGTTTTGACATCGACTGGGCAGGTTTGCAAAAAGACGAAGTATCTCGCGGAAACGAAGCTATCTACATCTTTATCATTGTGTTAGCGTTCGTTTACATGGTACTTGCCGCCCAATACGAAAGTTTCATTTTGCCTTTGGCCGTAATTCTTTCCTTGCCTGTGGGTATTTTCGGTGCATTTGTGTTCATTGACTTTATGGGTGTGGCCAACGACGTGTACGCACAAGTTGGTTTGGTAATGCTCGTCGGCTTGCTGGGTAAAAATGCCGTACTGATTGTGGAGTTCGCCATACAGCGACATCAGGAAGGCCTAAGTGTTTATGAGTCGGCTATTGAGGGCGCAAGAGCACGTTTCCGCCCAATCCTGATGACTTCCTTTGCCTTTATCGCGGGCTTGATTCCGTTGGTAATTGCCACAGGACCTGGAGCTATTGGTAACCATACGATTGGTGCTTCCGCGCTCGGTGGTATGTTGTTCGGTACGATATTCGGCGTAGTGATTGTGCCAGGCTTGTACTATGTATTTGGTACGCTTGCCGATGGCCGCCACCTGATCAGAGACGAACACGAAACACCTCTTACAGAAGAAGTTGAAAATCATCACCCTCACCACCACAACGGACATGACCACACAGCACATGAATAAATATGCGGGAATCGCTTTTTTCTTGTTGGCCTTTACGGCTTGTAAAATGCCCGCTATTATCGAGAAAAAAGAAAATAAAACAGTCTCTGCGAGCTACACCAATGGCTCGCAAGACTCCACCAATACGGCTACACAGAGTTGGAGACAATTTTTCACTGACCCCAATCTGGTTGCCCTTATTGATACGGCTCTAAGAAATAACCAAGAGCTTAATATTACTTTACAAGAAATAGAAATCGCACGCAACGAAGTACGCGCACGCAAAGGGGAATATTTGCCTTTCGTGGGCGTGGGCGTGGGTGCTGGTGTGGACAAATCGGGTCGCTACACAAGCAAAGGTTCGAGCGAAGCAACTACCGAAATTAAACCAGGGAAAGCTACGCCCGACCCGCTACCAAACTTTGTGTTGGGTGGCTACGCTACTTGGGAAGTGGATATTTGGCACAAGTTGCGCAACGCCAAAAAATCGGCGGCCAGCAAGTATTTAGCTTCCGTAGAAGGCAAAAATTTCATGGTAACGAATTTAGTAACAGAAATTTCAGGTTCGTATTATGAGCTATTAGCCCTTGATAATCAACTTGCTATCCTGAATCAAAACATACAGATTCAGAGCAATGCCTTAGCCATCGTAAAACTGGAAAAAGAAGCAACCAAAGTAACAGAGCTGGCGGTTCGCAAGTTTGAAGCCGAAGTTTTCAAGACCAGAAGCCTACAATTTGCCATACAACAACAAATTATTGAAACAGAAAACCGCATCAATTTCTTGGTGGGTCGCTATCCGCAACCTATTACGCGCAATTCGGACAATTTCACGAATATGATTCCGCACACCGTGCAAGTGGGTTTGCCTTCGCAGCTTTTGGCCAATCGCCCAGACATCAGACGCGCCGAGTTTGAACTCGCCGCCGCCAAACTGGACGTAAAAGTAGCTAAAGCCCGATTCTATCCGCAATTTAGCATTACGGCTGGTTTGGGTTATAACGCCTTCAATCCGAGTTATTTACTCAAAACACCTGAATCGTTGATGTACAATTTAGCGGGCGATTTGTTAGCTCCATTGGTCAACAGAAATGGCATTAAAGCTGCTTATATCAGTGCCAACGCCAAGCAGATTCAGGCCGTTTACAACTACGAACGTAGCATTCTGAACGCTTACATTGAGGTAGCCAATCAGGTTTCCAAAATCAGTAATTTGCAAAAAAGCTACGACCTCAAATCGCAACAAGTAACGGCACTGACGCAGTCCATTGACATTTCGACGGGCTTATTCAAATCTGCCAGAGCTGATTACATGGAAGTGCTAATGACGCAACGCGACGCGCTGGAAGCACGTTTTGAGCTTATCGAAATAAAAATGCAGCAACTCAATGCCAGCGTAAACGCTTACAGAGCCGTTGGCGGTGGCTGGAGATAGATGATATTTACCCAACAAGAAAAATGTTTTTCTCATAGGGCATTTTGATTGTCAGTCGTTTAAGCAAAAAGGGCTAACTTTTTAGGTTAGCCCTTTTTATTTGGGTCATAGTATCTTGTTTTTACAAACTTCTTAGCACTTCAATCGAACGTAATTTTCGCCAGTTTTGTAAATTATTTTCATAAAAAAGCAAGATTTGGTCAAGCAAATGTCTGCGTATGTGGTTATTTATTAGCAACTCATCGGTGTATTGCGAGTGAATTAAATGCGCTAAAATAGCCTGTTCTTGTGCGGGAATAATGGTGCGCCACGACTGAAATTCTGCCTTGTAAATAAGATTATAAATATCGTCGGCGGAAGAAGGCGCAAACCCTAAAAATCGGGTTAATTTGAGCAAAAAACGCAAATGAAAATTCTCAATTTCGTGCGTTTGCAAATCAAAAACGCGTAAAGAATTGACCAAAAAATCGAACAACTCTGGGTTGGGGGCTTCTTGCTGTAACACCAAATCCAGCACCTCAGCCAAAAATAATGCAATTGTTGTTTTTAAAAAATTGGTAGAAATATTAGCCCACACCACTGGGCAACGCGCCTCGCTGATTCGCTGAAGGCTGTCTGTTTTTTCGGACTGATATACCACCAAATCCAAGACCGTAAGTGGTTGATACAGTGCTATTTTATTGGTTTTTAACTTGGCCGAACGCACGCCATTTACAATGTAGGCCTGCGTCCCGAACATATCCGTGTAAATCCGCACGACAATGGAGGTTTCGCTATACCGAACGTAGCCCAATACAATGCCGCGCGTTTTTTCTAACTTCATAGCATTAGCCTATAAGCCCCAAACTTTCGGTAGGAAAAGAGGCTTGCCACTGACTTAAATTACTGGTTGTGAGTGGTTTAGTAATAAAACCAGTTACACATGGATTCTTCAT is a genomic window of Flexibacter flexilis DSM 6793 containing:
- a CDS encoding efflux RND transporter periplasmic adaptor subunit, encoding MRKFILLLGLCATVGSTSCSHHHEEKEAQTKFLVTSPLIKDTLVTKEYVCQIKAISHIELRALERGYLEKIYVDEGQHLKKGQLMFKVMPMLYQAELQKQKAEVEFAEIEYKNTKQLADNNVVSANELALAKAKLDKARAEMQLAQVHLGFTEIRAPFNGIMDHFQVRLGSLVSEGDLLTTLSDNSKMWVYFNVPEAEYLDYKSLIKDDSLLRVSLVMANNKMFDYKGVVETIEADFNNETGNIAFRATFPNPKGLLRHGETGNIQVVTPLSGAMIIPQKATFEILEKRYVFVVDKDNKVHSREINIAAEMPDLYVIKNGLNNGEKILLEGLRKVRDNDKIVFEYEDPKKVISHLNVYTE
- the gap gene encoding type I glyceraldehyde-3-phosphate dehydrogenase, with amino-acid sequence MSKTIKIGINGFGRIGRLVFRAAVNRPDIEIVGINDLIDVDYMAYMLKYDSTHGIFKGEVAIEDGKLVVNGKAIRVTAEKDPANLKWNEIGADYVVESTGLFLTQESAQKHIQAGAKKVVMSAPAKDDTPTFVMGVNHKKLTADMHIVSNASCTTNCLAPVAKVLNDNFGILEGLMTTVHAVTATQKTVDGPSAKDWRGGRGAYQNIIPSSTGAAKAVGLVIPELKGKLTGMSFRVPTPDVSVVDLTCRLVKPASYAQIKEVMKAASEGELKGILGYTEDAVVSNDFLGDARTSIFDADAGISLNENFVKVVAWYDNEWGYSNKLVDLIQHIATL
- a CDS encoding DUF7832 domain-containing protein; this translates as MSVEKNSPQVVVYDKAKYHFKGNFPDSLPIEQAYVHIGMFMGWIIENELYSEFFEEECEIQMMRFKRRELTCTVLCEIWDGHLGSELFTEEGNMFTYYYYGGGIFRKDYETLLVNAEAPTIYHVKDSWENFDKISSKITERYHEWRKIIS
- a CDS encoding Nif3-like dinuclear metal center hexameric protein; the protein is MYQIQDITRFLESLAPLSLQESYDNAGLIVGQPNQTVTGILICLDCTEEVVQEAIKTNCNLIVAHHPIVFKGLKRFNGNSYVERTVMKAIKNDIAIYAAHTNLDNVYNGVNQRIAQQLDLQNTRILSPKKQLLRKLTVFVPATHSPALLDALHAAGAGNIGNYSHCSFVSEGTGTFLPNAQANPSIGKVNELEHVSEQKIEVILPAFAESRVLQAMRTAHPYEEVAYYLQSLENQWQEVGSGMVGELAEPLAETDFLAYLKEKMQLACVRHTPLRGKTVQRVALCGGSGIFLLGDALRAQADVFVTADVKYHEFFDAEGRLIIADIGHYESEIFTKDLFLKMLSEKFSNIALNLSKIVTNPINYY
- a CDS encoding lytic transglycosylase domain-containing protein, which codes for MVKRNLLLLVCCWGLGVGLSYAQSTTVEEDTAVFSAVPEGDVIEAITEKDTISVPSLTAQMPLLPFPTGEMLADRLHCIESKIPLMYNKAVGGFIHYFTVRKRNYSQTMLERLPYYFPIFEACLAKYGLPDELKYLSIVESGLNPRAVSRSGAVGLWQFMPATGYDFSLQQSIFVDERMDIHKSTEAACKYLRYLYNQFGDWHLALAAYNCGPGNIRKAQARSGKYHFWDIYDKLPAETRSYVPQFMAVVYTMNYAKEHSLFPDADSTLVHIPFDTVQLSHFVHIDSLADQLQVSVQHLKLLNPSLRKYATPHQAEFALKIPSEKITHFEALRDSLAADADKQWLAWQAANPVSRKDTPNSRKIFYTVCRKDNLAKIASKFGVKSSEIKRWNVIRNGKVKTGQMLVIWKKSKSSRQFLAKAKGAKGKKRILYSSARVYKVQQGDTLTNIAGRYEGVSVSDIIRVNNLKGGALKPGQKLIISV
- a CDS encoding zinc ribbon domain-containing protein, with protein sequence MERTVAQKLESLMKLQAIDSQLDEIKKVRGDLPEEVRDLEDEIAGYETRISKFTGENAVFQEEISKNKIAIKDAEKLIKKYQEQQQNVRNNREFDAISKEIEVTSLDIQLCEKRIREATFKIERKNEDIEGIKRLLAERKKDLDAKKAELEVIIAESQEEEDKLMVVRDEAATEIEERLLYSYNRVRSNAQNGLAVVAVKRDACGGCFNRVPPQRQADIREKKKIIVCEHCGRILAEAEQVAEQEPAPRTRRSAASAE